The Dendropsophus ebraccatus isolate aDenEbr1 unplaced genomic scaffold, aDenEbr1.pat pat_scaffold_1988_ctg1, whole genome shotgun sequence sequence CTTCTTAAAGGGTAACGCTAGCAACAAAAACATGTCACTTATCCACAGGACGTGTGTGAAAATGGGGTGTTCGACCTCTGCGACCCCAATTCTCCCCACAGCATGGAGCAGTGGGTCAATACACAGTCTATGCATTGTGTTTGGGAGATACCAAGTGGATATGGGATCAGCTATAGGGGCTGGAATATATCTAATGGTTTTTCTAGAAAAGGGAAAAAGTCGCACTTCCGAATCCAGGTAGTGGGTGCTATACGGAGTAAGTCCTTTGGCTCGGGATCCCAACAAATACAAAAgaaaattccgcagcacaccagcgtcaAGTGAAAAAAGAagtggtatttattgcatgtagcAAGGAACACAAaagggatgcaacgtttctgtctactCCAAGACCATTCCAAGACCATGCTTGACAATGGTCTTGGagtagacagaaacgttgcatcccttTTGTGTTCCTTgctacatgcaataaataccactTCTTTTTTCACTtgacgctggtgtgctgcggaattttcTTTTGTAATTGTTTTTCTAGAAATCTTCCTCTGAGAATTTAGGTAGACAGATTACCAAGAGCTGCTTACATCTCCAGTCAGGAGAGCCACGATCTCCAGGACCTGATTCAGGAACTTCTGTGTCATCAGCTTGGAGGCTTCTTCTATAAAGGGTGTGTTAAGCAAATGCTGCATGAGAGAGACCTAAAAATACAAGAAAAATTGAGGGGATTAAGATGGAAACTGCTTCAATTATCTGAAACACAATACTCATTGTATTTTCAAtgagggtaaaaaaaataaaaataaatcgaaAAACAGAGGCCAACTGTATGTGGTTCCTTATGCATGAGCTGAATGCAAGTCTATGTGTCCCCATTACTCCTGTGAGGCTTCCCATTCCTGCCTGTCTAGGTCTGTATCTCACATACATAACAGTCAGGTAGTGATTCACATGCAGGGCCCCGGCTTACCATCACTTCCTCCATGGCAAAAAATAGCCTGCTGTCTTTCACAGGGACGTTTCTTGGAAGCCGAGAGTTGTCTGGGGTCATTCCTTGCAGTAATGCCGCCCAGTTCTGTAGACTTGGCTCTTCTGATTCCTGGTTTGCCGCCATTCTCTCAGGCTGCCCCACACTCATGTCTTTTGGAGGGACAGCAGGACCGAACCTATAGAGGTAGTCGGGTCTAACGTTCCAGGAACTGTCTCTATGGTGAAGCTCCATCTCCGAGCACTGAATGGCCTTGTCAACCGAACAAGTTAGTGACTTCAAACCATTATAAAACTTTCCCATTCGTGTGGAGGTGGAAACTTCTCGGACGAGTATAGGTCTGGTGAGCACCCCGATGCTCCGGACGCCCCAGTAAGGGTCAGTGTTGGTGGCAATGTGCCGCAGTCTGTGGTTATAATCGGAGTACGCATCAGGCTGTTCTCTGGGAGGGTACGAGCCATCGAAACTGGAATCCGAATGAAATGGTAACTCGACCTCCTCCTCTTTTATGATGTTTCTTTGAAGGCCTGGAAATATAGTTGGCACGGCGTCTGGTTTGAGCTTCACTTCCGCACCGTGGATCATGTAACAATCGGGGGCAAAGTGATCAGAGCACATCCCAAACCTCTCCGAGGGGCTCATGTCCAGAACCTGCCGGGCAGCGAGGTCTAGATCACCAAAGTTCTGTCCCGTCTGCTGGAGCCACAACTTCACTGTTGAAAACTTATTTGGAAACATATGAATAGTGACATCAGGATGCTGGACCTCCACGAAGTTAGGACAGTCAGTAACAATACATCTAGACGTGACATCCGCCTGCAGGAAAAACAATCAACATTGGATATTATTTCATAAGATACAGTATAAAAGGTCCTCTTACTGCAGATGAGTGACAATCAGTAAGATCGCATTCGTTGGTAGTGGCTTTATACGGCACAAATAATCATGCAGCCAGGCCACACGAACGATCACTACATAATCCATAAGGCCACCTAAATAGATTGTTATCGACCGCACGTTTCTAGTTTAgatggatgtgcggccaataacaatgaGGTTACcggttacagaaaaaaaatcacaccaGAAAACGAGCAGGATTTTGCCCTTTTAAACAAGCTGATTACCAATTTATTGAGGGTTCCTAGGACCATTCATTACTTATAATCTGCATATGTAAAAATGACCTTTTGACACTGGGTTATGCAGAAAAAGTCACTAGATGGTGATTATATGTTTCAGATACACATTACTAAAAAGCTGTCATGTTATAGAAACTACCAatgtaatactgccctctatagaCCAGAATATACAATCAGTACTATAATactttatgtacaagaatataactactataatactcctcctttatacaagaatataactactataatactgctcctatatacaagaatataactactataatagtgctcctatatacaagaatataactactataatactgctcctatatacaagaatataactactataatactgctcctatatacaagaatataactaatataatactgctcctatatacaagaatataactactataatactacctcctatatacaagaatataactactataatactgctcctatatacaagaatataactattataatactgctcctatatacaagaatataactactataatactgctcctatatacaagaatataactactataatactgctcctatacatagggatataactactacaatactgctcctatatacaataatataactactaaaatactgctcctatatacaggaatataactactataatactgctccctatatacaagaatataaccactataatactgctcctatatacaagaatataactactataatactgccccctatatacaagaatataactactataatactgctcctatatacaagaatatactactataatactgctcctatatacaagaatataactactataatactggtcctatgtacaagaatataactactataatactgccccctatatacaagaatataactactataatactgctcctatatacaagaatataactactataatactgctcctatatacaagaatataactactataataacttGTGGAGCAGGTCTGAGTTAGCACCAAAGTCTGTGTAGTGTCAGCTGTATACCCATGAGCTAGGATCATGTGCGTAAGGAATCTAGGCAATGGAGggcagcataggggtgcaaaAAGCTTATTGCAAAGTAAATCTATTGGGACTGTTTCCCGTGGCTAACCACGCATCTtccggccctgcgacccccatgccacaggaccaggcccaaaaacaccacaccagaacccggccagcaccgccggcggagaaagtcgcccccaaacagcacaagtctggatgaggtattgcgctcaccatagctgctgcagtcaGAATGGGAAAATACAGGAGGGATTAAACTTAAAattgtacatggggcagtatggcttgatcaattcatacacaaaattctgatgtgttttttatttagcctaggggcactagtatcagccataggtgtgaggtgcagcacgctttttcttccctgaaccgcattttgtttctctcttttctccgtgttttgcactcctcctggtgagacccacatgaccgcaattagcaggagacacctgggtgcacatggttttaatccctcctgtcttttcccattctgtctgcagcagctatggtgagtgtaattccttatccagacttgtgctgcttgggggcgaccttctctgccggcggtgctggccgggttctggtgtggtgtttttgggtctggtcctgtggcatgggggtcgcggggccgtcccatggcccccgttccctgactgtgcacgcctgcggggttggtagccactgactggcacggtgtggacttagtgtagtgacccatgtgtatcagatacctgcacgatggtacatggggcagtatggcttgatcaattcatacacaaaattctgatgtgttttttatttagcctaggggcactagtatcagccataggtgtgaggtgcagcgctttttcttccctgaaccgcataactactataatactgccccctatatacaagaatataactactataatactgcccctatatacaagaatataactactataatactgccctatatacaggaatataacgactataatatAGCCCCAAATATATGTCAGTCCCTACCAGTATTATAGATTATAAACTGAAGAGACTTGCCGATTGCTCCTGGTCTGGGTGGAGTGGACTGGTGGCTGTGCACTGGGAGTAGCGCTGCTCCACCTTCAGCGGGGTGGTGCTGGTGGAAGTGCTGGTCCCGCTGCTCACTAGAGATGGTGAGGAGGAATCATAGTCACATTCTTCAGTTTTAATATGGATGATCCTGGAGTCCAATGACGAAGAGGACAGAAAAGAAGGCTGGATAAAGAGAGTAGGGACGGCATCCTTCTTTAGTATCCTCTGGGACCCATCAACCATCGTGTAgctttctggagagaagtggcgaGAACAGATCCTGTATTCAGATCGCGATTTGTCATCAATGATTTTTTGGGAAACTTCAGCAATGTCCTGGAAGTCCAGTCCTGTCTGTAGTAGCCATGACTTTATCCTCTCAATGGTATCGGGAAATGAGTGAAGAATCAGGCCGTGGAGATCGCTCTTGGATGTTATCGTACATCCCTTCACGATGCAAGATGTCATCCTGCAAGGAAAATGGAGAAAAACAGAAATAAGAAGCATACAACCATTCAGCTCCCTGTGTTTAATGGATCATGCGTTTGTGACACGCATAGACTGTAAAAGTATTACAATCTACACCCATTTATTTACCTTTTTTGAATATAAATGCTCCATTGGTCAATGTGATTGAGCTTTCGAAGACAGCATTTCCAGCTGTAATACACCCATGTGATCCACAGGGGGCATAACTGTTCCAGTTAATGCAGAGTTTTTTTCTGACAATTCTATGAAATAACGCACATATTGCCGGtatcgttgggggggggggggggggggggggggggggggggggggggtgttttggaGCTTACCTTTCATAAAGGTCGGGGAAACTTCCAGATCTGAATCCGTAGGATTGACAGATAAGGTGCAGAGTCCCTATAAAGAGAAGACAAGCGATATAGTGACCAGGACCGGGCACCACAGAACAATGACCAGGGCCGGAGATGGCAATACAGTGAGCAGGGGTGGACACCAACAATACAGCGAGCAGGGCCGCACACCAACAATGCAGTGACCAGGACCGGACACCAACAGTACAGCGACGGCTGACATAGTGACCATGGCCATACAATAGTGATAACCAAACATCAGAAAAATGTCCGTGTTTGGCCATGTGGCACTCAactcctggtgtctggagaaAACC is a genomic window containing:
- the LOC138775741 gene encoding uncharacterized protein, with product MTSCIVKGCTITSKSDLHGLILHSFPDTIERIKSWLLQTGLDFQDIAEVSQKIIDDKSRSEYRICSRHFSPESYTMVDGSQRILKKDAVPTLFIQPSFLSSSSLDSRIIHIKTEECDYDSSSPSLVSSGTSTSTSTTPLKVEQRYSQCTATSPLHPDQEQSADVTSRCIVTDCPNFVEVQHPDVTIHMFPNKFSTVKLWLQQTGQNFGDLDLAARQVLDMSPSERFGMCSDHFAPDCYMIHGAEVKLKPDAVPTIFPGLQRNIIKEEEVELPFHSDSSFDGSYPPREQPDAYSDYNHRLRHIATNTDPYWGVRSIGVLTRPILVREVSTSTRMGKFYNGLKSLTCSVDKAIQCSEMELHHRDSSWNVRPDYLYRFGPAVPPKDMSVGQPERMAANQESEEPSLQNWAALLQGMTPDNSRLPRNVPVKDSRLFFAMEEVMVSLMQHLLNTPFIEEASKLMTQKFLNQVLEIVALLTGDKWVLAERDDPPDSPEEVPVKCDDVAMYFSTEEWNYIKSHKELYRDVVTEEPQDLTEVVDETDSDESVSEEEVKETTKQPNSPDWLPDGAVSEFSESEVLSDEEDGDDSTQGDDDLSTSLPGSSSLPKDGSASNESTKMKKYNLLHRKGRIYHCKKCDMTFPKRLAFKRHLKSQKHLKSYEEEVDVKCEDCGQVFVTKSLLIKHRAENHAVKRYACTICGIQYDYKSQFIIHQRAHTGEKPFECELCGRKFGHKCSPAGSPEEAHQRQDRVLQQM